In the Deferribacter desulfuricans SSM1 genome, CAACATATGTCAATAAAAAATTGTATACAATATGCAAAATGATGTTTTTATTATACAGTATTATTTTTAGAATTATCAGTATGTTATATTTAATCTATTCAAAATTATAATAATTACTATTTGCTAAATTAAAGATAAAATACTATTTGACTAGAGTAAGATTAGGTTGTAATAATTTATTATGTATGGTTATTTTTTAATTTTATTAAGTGCACTGTTTCATTCTTTCTGGAATGTGTTACTTAAAGATTCTGAAAATAAATATTTTTTTAATTTTCTAATGCATCTTACAAACCTTGTTATATTTTCAATAATGTACCTGTTGTTTTTTAAAGATTTTTTATATTTTGATAAAAATATTTTTATCTATTCTTTTATTGCTGCAACTTTTTTTTCTGGTTATCATATTTGTTTATCCACTGCTTATAGATATGGTGAGATAAGTAGTTATTACCCAATTGTTAGTAGTTCACCTGTATTTGTACTTATTTGGGCAATTGTTTTTTTAAAAGAGAAACTTACAATTTCTGGCTCTATAGCTATATTTCTAATTATTGCTGGAGTTTTCTTTGTCGGTTTAGTGAAATATAGTAAGGCTGAAAGTATTAAAGGGGTTTATTTTTCTTTATTAGCTGCTCTGTTCTATTCTTTTGGAGCTATTATAGATAAAATTGGGGTTAGTCGAAAAAACTTTATCCTTTATATTTATCTATTAACGCTGTTTATGACAATATACATGTATATTTTTAATTACAAATTTATTGGTAGGGGTTATTCCTTTTATCTTAAAAATTACTTTTGGAAAATTTTACTGGGTGGTTTTATACTTTTTAGTTCAGTT is a window encoding:
- a CDS encoding DMT family transporter; this encodes MYGYFLILLSALFHSFWNVLLKDSENKYFFNFLMHLTNLVIFSIMYLLFFKDFLYFDKNIFIYSFIAATFFSGYHICLSTAYRYGEISSYYPIVSSSPVFVLIWAIVFLKEKLTISGSIAIFLIIAGVFFVGLVKYSKAESIKGVYFSLLAALFYSFGAIIDKIGVSRKNFILYIYLLTLFMTIYMYIFNYKFIGRGYSFYLKNYFWKILLGGFILFSSVFSYRYGLTMVNVSYAVFIRQANILFGLLFGYLIFREKIHRYKVVGAILIAVGVVIIKLNT